From Malaya genurostris strain Urasoe2022 chromosome 2, Malgen_1.1, whole genome shotgun sequence:
tcaactaaatgtgaaaaaatgcagtagaataacattcagtaaaaaacgaaatacacctaacttgatacttactcttggaagtcaaacagttcaaaaatgcgaaagaattagggacttaggaataatactagattctaaaatgacttttgttgaccattataatacaatcataaacagagccaataacatgctaggattcataaaacgattttgttactgttttcacgatccgtatacaattaaaacattatacattgcctatgttcggtcagtactcgaatactgtagcttagtttggtcaccttacttaatcacttgggaagatcgaattgaatcagttcaaaaacaatttttgttatttgcacttcgtaaattaggttggacaagacttcctcttccgtcctataaagcccgctgtatgctgatcagtattcaaacattaaaagaacgcagagaattttcaatggtctcatttgtaaatgacattgtctcgaatcgcctagattccagtcaactcctgtccgaactaaatttttacataccatctcggcctttaagaaatcgaaatatttttattacaaaccaccagcgaacaaactatgcaaaaaatgggccaataaatcaattgatggctgtatacaacaagcattcagaagcagtcgatttcactatgtcaaaaaacaaactaaagcaatatttcagttctattcggtaagccaattataattatttaactcataataaattatacattatttagtgatctatttagaatagtttactaatttaagacgattattgtaattatccttatggtctacttttgattgacgacaaataaataaataaataaataaataaataaataaataaatcaagtaGCTCTTTATGAACTTTTCCATTAAGGTATGAGgctagtgtgttttagggtgttctagagggctattttcacgcttcaaatctgattttctcagaaacggtgacgaatataaaaaaaaacccaactgacaatctcttagaaaattagttttgcttattctgtgaaaatttcataatgattcattgactttagcggtcgggaaagtcttttatcAGAAGCAAGAATTTCATAGCTGAAAActctcaacttgttcattgaatatctcgccttcaagggcacctgacaatgtctagataatttaatttagatgcgattagtgcatgaaaaaacataggtgttgtcacgataaaaatgaagtgaatgttatttttgtaaaggtaagtcgatttctatgcacgcgccattttttctgctccagtttcctggcaacgaaacgaaaaatgagagagaaataatatcggctcagcaagactgccaaacaagcggtagctttatcggATTTTAtgagatgtagtcaaacttttaaccgaaaatatcgaaacttttctggtcacccggcccatcgagagtcattttgtacatatgcgagagagcatggagaggaatgtaatacgcagagcgagacacgtggttatacgcgaccacgagggccacgtgttgagttttaaatcgaccacgtggttcgctcaattccctttgcgcatcgtatttctcttgtactctctcgtatatgagcaaactgtaccaggttgccagcatacatcttattattttgatgaaaagtGTTATCACATAAatatatcgtatgggttggacattacatggattccaatgaacaatgaataaatattcaactttcacaaagattgaatgcgaaacaaaaatgtgtttatatacgatgaaacgtctgtgtgtttggcagccttgtcgagtcaAATTTATTTCTGTCTCCTTTtttagaatgctatcaggaaaccaaagcgaaaaaaatggcgtatGCTTTGAAGCTGACTttgtttcaaagaaaaatataagactttgtttttatcgcgataacatatatatttttatgtactaatcgcatctacactaaattatctagactttgttacGGTAAATTTATGATACATACatatgatattttgaaaaaatatttttatttttgatttttaaaaGAATCGGAAGAttgtttttcattgttcatattTTTAAGAAAGTTTAATTGattgcctacaacttcttcttagacCCAATGTGCgtagaagctatagatttcGAGTTATAATTGCTTAAAAATAATGTTGTAtaaaacacatacgcccttttcaaaaattatagactaaacgacgattcataattaaattatagaccaaactgaacaagttcgacaatgacacaagacataattcacgcgtgatctgtcaaaaacagtgttgccaaaagaaaaccagcaaaaaaaatcaacctTTATTATGCATTACCGCACTAAATTCAATGCAAAGATAGTTTTATTTGATCGAGGCAAATGTTTGAAGTTGACTTAATGACTCAATATATTCGAATCTAATATGttcatgaaaatttaatttagttcATCCAAAATTTCTTACTCAGTTGTATCAATTGTAAACGCGGTTCAACAAATTATTTCGGACAATCACAAGTTTTCCGTCTAATTACTTTACCTATCGTAAGCCTTATAAAGATAAGCTAATAAAAGAGTATCATTCTGCATCGCACGTACCTCTTCGATCTCCCTTCGCGACAACCATCCTCAGCTGCCCCCGACAACTGCCCCAATCGCTACTAATTATGAATTTTCATCTATTGTTGTTTTCTTCCAGATTTATTCGTGTCCTGATAAAACCGATGCATGCGTGCGTTTGTGTGTTTATGTGCGTGTTCGACCTATCGACCGGTTGCACGtcccagaaaaaaaacagtcgCACGTCAGTCACAACCTTCCCCTGATCGTTCATCAGACGTTGGTCGCAAATCCTAGATGATCCAGTTGACATAATTTTTGGGAATTTCCCACCTGGCTAGTCGCTAATCCCGCGCCGGAATGAAGTGTTGTTATCTTGTCACATTTTGTTCGGTCGATAATGAGTCGATCGATTAGTGACTGAAAGCACGGTTAAGCCCCCGGTGGAGGCAGGATGACCGAACCGAGTCTGGCATCCTCATCCTCCTCTGACTCCGCCTCCTTTTCCTCCTCCTCCTACGGCAAATGCTCGGTTCGAAGTAAAGATTCGCCGGTTGAGCCAACGAGAACTGTGGGCAACTTGGAGCCCCAACCGACGGGTGACGTCAAAGCGATTGCCACAGCTGAGGCTGAGGTTCGTTTGATCCGGAATTCAACGGCACAGAACTGGGAAGAACCAAGCAACGGTTCTGTTGAAAAGGAAGCCGCGGACAAAATGATCGGCATGACGAGAAATGGCCGACCAAGGCAGCGGAAAACTGCTGTTTACAAAGGATTCTGGGGTGATGAAGATGGAAGTGGCCGCCAGTACCGATCCGGATCGGGATCTCTATCGTCCGGAGTCGAAAGTGACGAAGAAATGGTTCGATTTCCGTGTGTCGAACGACTAATTGAAATGTATGCAAATATTATCAAACAACAGGAGACCGAAACGAAAAGGTTTATGAGTGCCGTTGTGAGTGGGGCTCGTGGAGACGAACGAGAAGTTGTTAAACAACGATTAGATAAGACGGTAGGGGCGGTTGGTTCCAGTGATAAGACCGGTGCGAATAATGTCTGTGGAACACAGCCGGGCTCGGTTGGTAGTCCTGCATCGGCCGAGCAACTGGAAACAACCAGTGCCAGCAGAAAACGCACCAACGAAAGTCCCACTTCAGACGACGGTTGGACTACAAACCCGCAAAGCCCGTACTGTTCCAGCGACGAAGATAGTTCCGGCAAtcaaatgaagatgaaaatCCGAGATAAAGTAACTCGCTCGTCGAGTTCCGATTCTGCGCTCGGTCTTGACGAGGACCTCAGCCAACAGGAACAGCAACAGATCATCAGCAGTGTCGGAAAAACGCGCCGCCTAACGCTTGGAGTAGCAGACATTCCACTACGGTCGGCACTACTGCCAGTTCCGGAACCGACACTCCTGCCAACTTCAGACAGCTCGACGATTGGAGTCGAACATTGTCCGACGATTGTTCGCAGCAAAATGATCCTGGAAGCACAGCTCATCGAACTGCCGCTCGGTAGCAATGCTCCTCTCGCCGAATCCGTTTCCACCGAAGCATTCGGATGTCAAAGCAACTCGATCTCACGGCGGGAATCCGCCCAAAGTTATGTCAGCGATTCCGGTACCGACGGAGTCCGGTACGTTCGCACACCTTCGGTCGTGGTGTCCGACTATTCGGACGAAACGATGTGTGGCATCACGCTGGAAGAAATAGAATACCTACGTCGGCATCAGCTCCGTCGGGCATCCATCGATTGCGAGTCGGATGTCAGTGCCGCTTCGTCCTGCAGCAATCTGAACTACTGCGGTTCGTCGATCAGTGCGCTGGAAGGTTGTGACTATCAGTGCGGACTGCGGACACCGGAACGGAAAGTGTCGGACTGTTCGACCTGTTCGACGCTGAGCATCGACGAGGAGGATCCGGTGCTGCGGCAACGTTTACAGGAACTTAGCCTGAGACCACCGGGAACGGCCGATGGATCGACGGAGCAGGAGGCCACGAAGAGACGCGTCAAGAATAAGGTTTGTAATAGTCGGCCGTGATGGCCGCAGTTTGTTAGATATTTTTAAGAGTTTTAGTTGAATGAAAAATAGGATAGCCGAATAAAcgtattttattaaaattttcgccGAAGTGACAGTGCCGGGTTTGTAGTTTTCAATCTTTGACATATGCCATTTTTTCATTGTGTTACTATACAAATTTAAACGACTACAGCtctcatcgtttttttttcaataacagAACATCGTTTGAAGTGTCTTCAGCTTTAACTTTGTCGTTTGGACAATATTTGCAACGTTTTTTGTTCATGTGGTGATTGAGTAGAAATGTGATAAGGCAAAAGTTCAGGAACTCGAAACTTATGCCGGACCGGACCGGTATAATCGACGACTTCTAAAGATCTCTATTGTTTCAGTGGAACCGATTGGATAACGCTAGATGGGATGACGAAACAGAATCGAAAGTTTTTCAGGCGAGCAGACTCAAACTTTGCTAACTGTTTCCAATCTCTGAAACtgttatacaatttttatcaCCTTTGGGTGTTCCATTTTTCGTCCTGGGTTGGCGGCTCAAACCCATGATTTCGTTTCGCAAGGGGGcctcagataaaaaaataatgttactgaagattgcttatgtacctgatTCTCGTTGTGCCTTTTAccggcgtttttaacagacactgtaAACTTTTCCACCGGATCTGTC
This genomic window contains:
- the LOC131427522 gene encoding uncharacterized protein LOC131427522 encodes the protein MTEPSLASSSSSDSASFSSSSYGKCSVRSKDSPVEPTRTVGNLEPQPTGDVKAIATAEAEVRLIRNSTAQNWEEPSNGSVEKEAADKMIGMTRNGRPRQRKTAVYKGFWGDEDGSGRQYRSGSGSLSSGVESDEEMVRFPCVERLIEMYANIIKQQETETKRFMSAVVSGARGDEREVVKQRLDKTVGAVGSSDKTGANNVCGTQPGSVGSPASAEQLETTSASRKRTNESPTSDDGWTTNPQSPYCSSDEDSSGNQMKMKIRDKVTRSSSSDSALGLDEDLSQQEQQQIISSVGKTRRLTLGVADIPLRSALLPVPEPTLLPTSDSSTIGVEHCPTIVRSKMILEAQLIELPLGSNAPLAESVSTEAFGCQSNSISRRESAQSYVSDSGTDGVRYVRTPSVVVSDYSDETMCGITLEEIEYLRRHQLRRASIDCESDVSAASSCSNLNYCGSSISALEGCDYQCGLRTPERKVSDCSTCSTLSIDEEDPVLRQRLQELSLRPPGTADGSTEQEATKRRVKNKVSYTRHHELELMFAPGAAMPCRAVPGRGCRLIAK